One window of the Lepeophtheirus salmonis chromosome 7, UVic_Lsal_1.4, whole genome shotgun sequence genome contains the following:
- the LOC121121444 gene encoding replication termination factor 2 isoform X2: MMACQLGRLYNKESVIRYLLDRKDSQKNVNKLHIKSLKDVIELKLTPNPSVKDKTPDSNASPYICPITGLEMSGRFKFVFDWTSGRVISERALKIVKNDPADHILEENLIILNPEDDDFVKMNTAMESRRARNKVEKKKGKRAMTEDATNNEKSNKKSKNELSKSKTSTATTSLQSDSSKSEVYKSIFSSHPIAQNQPKGNWVTFDPRYN; encoded by the coding sequence ATGATGGCATGTCAATTGGGGCGACTCTATAATAAAGAATCCGTGATTCGTTATCTTCTGGACCGTAAAGACTCCCAAAAGAACGTGAACAAGCTCCATATCAAGTCTCTTAAGGATGTGATTGAACTCAAACTCACTCCCAACCCATCTGTAAAGGATAAAACCCCTGACTCCAACGCCTCGCCCTACATTTGTCCCATCACGGGTCTTGAAATGAGCGGGCGATTCAAATTTGTCTTTGATTGGACCTCAGGTCGTGTGATCTCAGAGAGAGCGCTCAAAATCGTTAAAAATGATCCTGCAGATCACATCCTGGAAGAAAATCTTATTATTCTAAATCCTGAGGATGACGATTTTGTTAAGATGAATACGGCAATGGAATCCCGAAGAGCTAGAAATaaagtagagaaaaaaaaggggaaaagaGCCATGACTGAGGATGCCACGAATAACgaaaaatcgaataaaaaatcaaaaaatgaactttccAAATCAAAGACTTCAACAGCCACAACATCTTTGCAATCAGATTCTTCTAAAAGTGAAGTTTACAAATCCATCTTCTCCTCACATCCCATTGCGCAGAACCAGCCCAAAGGAAATTGGGTTACATTCGATCCTcgttataattga
- the LOC121122290 gene encoding uncharacterized protein — protein sequence MMSKKRKKDTPWPSTVPEHPKYCPQCQADRGVQSRIRVYHLNKENDALFMCSNDECPWPLMSHDPQEILGKSDLKAKIKHKKAKKSKSKIQATNSPHRNCPLDLQFFSIPNLLSPLHPSSSPLYKSPRITSEASSSSFLSNKSYLYPPSCSPRSHGLSPSPKKESSSHHSVVSKETSEILNTNSDFEFKSPSHPGSSPFYSSFNDFPKKNSKCTTMDKTSNFSTSASDFEFKSPFQPSNNALDTFDEPLKENNVELSTSSKCKSPIHGVHISADPTNDTDAVKVSNNSSKVMHQVENDCSSEQSETQNSSNVSSVASNESDSNSNIDVTSTECSPSTTNVVIPTPSNLNFNSLNISGCSSQSQIIHPSIIDNLTNHESTTKENIKDPKEQSSSSLVDIPPQLSPSSDRCVEDIPFDSDVSFPETGNLDDDSPSPLHEVSSSERMPKLKEKNPSLIPKNQELGSMTITVSRDCPESKNVLTTINRPINLSSPQNFTTVSSTNHNTINGSVCSSTNASTSVVASAQNSKDSNKIFITPRKLVKINKLPDDIIKSDVKKINLASLNKSTFNNSSKGLVKLNSLSNKVSMSLGQNIDFKVLSMPPPNLKEKVEKLKTTILNRNDTNNAEFGQLMKNASSDDQSQKFLQKIQESLKISDKCDEVVFHVSNSVECSNNLSISSLDVTTSPSGVKVMLCSESDAIEKYDLLNESPPITRTPNKRGRGKQPRKASKETMEPEDINNFLANKELISNFRYHLSIMMEGFSVPREWEGIDPVIAMLASKKQNPNFAHIDIDSMMQLYAKILHYENFINTTKEVPSTQSPKSPTSSSEKEPEVTSPVCNIKHEIIEEIESSPYSVVLSSVHPPADRSVEYVPERYHSSNGQKIGRGKHVITFDYDKSHFGPIYAETDEEVRAIVNLVQEKVAEIKCRKENRTLYSYSSGSVIAESLLPEDVLNYIRESFTVKGLKKNIIGRKTRNYQKRSEVIKIDKTTGELIYPAIRNPSSGLPSVKSEPLEDSFQQKEPVSASRLERNVFSKDIPKVSESSKSKENSHISKKIDFANEISDLLGKIDPKSEEPPQVISSSQRVTNLRPLLLKPNPNKRKRPIRKKNSEITPEEALGASSLYVRPNKQEKVMKLLAQKEKKDKLVEKKKTKIQSGVYKGFQCDLPQSKNNIKKDQQPIVSKIITKAVNKPEISKEEQDLMTELLQVAEEFDRRSHDQNISNTFNQINSNSLESVDMPNLDDLF from the exons ATGATGTCCAAAAAGCGAAAAAAGGATACTCCATGGCCTAGCACTGTCCCAGAGCATCCCAAATACTGTCCACAATGTCAAGCAGACCGTGGCGTTCAGTCTCGAATCCGTGTTTACCATTTGAACAAGGAGAACGATGCACTGTTCATGTGTTCCAATGATGAG TGTCCTTGGCCACTCATGAGCCATGATCCTCAAGAAATCCTCGGAAAAAGCGATTTAAAGgctaaaattaaacataaaaaggcaAAGAAATCCAAATCCAAAATTCAAGCTACGAATTCTCCCCATCGAAACTGCCCTTTGGATCTCCAATTTTTCTCTATCCCCAACTTGCTCTCTCCACTCCATCCTTCATCTAGTCCTTTGTATAAATCTCCAAGAATAACTTCGGAAGCGTCTTCATCCTCATTTTTAAGCAATAAATCCTATTTGTATCCACCAAGTTGCTCACCCAGATCCCATGGATTATCTCCCTCTCCTAAAAAGGAGTCATCTAGTCATCATTCAGTCGTGTCCAAAGAAACCTCTGAAATATTAAACACCAACTCAGATTTTGAGTTTAAGAGTCCTTCTCATCCAGGTAGCAGTCCTTTTTACTCTTCATTCAATGACTTCccaaaaaagaactcaaagtGTACCACAATGGATAAAACTTCGAATTTTTCTACTTCTGCCTCTGACTTTGAATTCAAGAGTCCGTTTCAACCCTCTAATAATGCATTAGATACATTTGATGAACCTCTCAAAGAAAACAATGTAGAATTGAGCACATCTTCAAAATGTAAAAGCCCCATCCATGGAGTTCATATTTCTGCAGATCCTACTAATGATACAGATGCGGTAAAAGTTTCTAATAATAGCTCGAAAGTGATGCATCAAGTTGAGAATGATTGTTCTTCAGAACAGTCTGAAACTCAAAATAGTTCGAATGTGTCGTCTGTAGCTTCAAATGAGAGTGATTCAAACTCTAATATTGATGTTACATCCACTGAATGTTCACCTTCCACCACAAATGTTGTTATACCTACCCcttcaaatttaaactttaacagTTTAAATATCTCGGGTTGTTCATCTCAAAGTCAAATAATTCACCCAAGTATTATAGATAATCTAACAAATCATGAGTcaacaacaaaagaaaatatcaaagatCCCAAAGAGcaatcatcttcttctctggTTGATATTCCTCCTCAACTGTCTCCTTCTTCTGACAGGTGCGTAGAGGATATACCTTTTGATTCAGATGTTTCGTTTCCTGAAACAGGGAATTTGGATGACGACTCTCCATCCCCCCTTCATGAAGTTTCATCTAGTGAGCGTATGCCTAAGCTCAAAGAAAAGAATCCGTCACTTATTCCCAAGAACCAAGAATTGGGGTCCATGACAATAACAGTGTCTCGTGATTGTCCAGaatctaaaaatgttttaactACCATTAATCGTCCAATAAACCTATCTTCGCCTCAAAATTTTACAACTGTATCATCAACCAATCATAATACTATTAACGGTTCAGTGTGTTCTAGCACAAATGCATCTACATCTGTTGTCGCTTCTGCTCAAAATTCAAAAGATTCCAACAAAATTTTCATTACACCTAGGAAATTAGTTAAGATAAACAAATTACCGGATGACATAATTAAATCAgacgttaaaaaaattaatttagcatCCTTGAATAAATCGACGTTTAATAATAGTTCCAAAGGTcttgttaaattaaatagtttgaGCAATAAGGTTTCTATGAGCTTAGgccaaaatatagattttaaagtATTGTCAATGCCACCTCCtaatttgaaggaaaaagttgaaaaacttaAAACTACTATCCTGAATCGTAATGATACAAATAATGCTGAATTTGGTCAATTAATGAAGAATGCATCTTCTGATGATCAATCCCAAaaattcctccaaaaaattcaagaatctTTGAAGATATCAGATAAATGTGATGAGGTCGTATTTCATGTTAGTAATAGTGTCGAATGTTCCAACAATCTTTCAATTAGTTCTCTTGATGTGACCACTTCTCCAAGTGGCGTTAAAGTGATGCTGTGCTCTGAGTCTGatgcaattgaaaaatatgatctACTAAATGAATCGCCTCCGATTACAAGAACTCCTAATAAAAGAGGCCGTGGAAAACAACCAAGAAAGGCTAGTAAAGAAACAATGGAACCGGAGGATATTAACAACTTCCTTGCTAATAAAGAGCTCATTTCTAACTTTCGTTATCACTTATCAATTATGATGGAAGGATTCAGTGTCCCGAGAGAGTGGGAAGGAATTGACCCTGTCATAGCTATGTTAGCCTCTAAGAAACAAAATCCCAATTTTGCCCACATTGATATCGACTCGATGATGCAGTTGTATGCAAAGATTCTTCATTATGAAAACTTCATTAATACCACTAAGGAAGTGCCTTCAACCCAATCCCCAAAATCTCCAACTTCTAGTTCTGAAAAAGAGCCAGAAGTAACATCTCCTGTATGTAACATTAAGCATGAAATCATTGAAGAAATTGAAAGTTCTCCATATTCAGTTGTTTTATCCTCTGTCCATCCGCCCGCTGATAGAAGTGTTGAGTATGTACCAGAAAGATATCACTCTTCTAATGGACAAAAAATAGGCCGCGGGAAGCATGTCATTACATTTGATTATGACAAAAGCCACTTTGGCCCTATCTATGCAGAGACAGATGAAGAAGTTAGAGCTATTGTTAATCTTGTCCAAGAGAAAGTTGCTGAAATTAAGTGCCGTAAAGAAAATCGTACGTTATATTCTTATTCATCAGGTTCAGTTATTGCTGAGTCCCTTCTGCCCGAagatgtattaaattatattcgcGAATCATTTACCGttaaaggtttgaaaaaaaatataatcggTAGAAAAACTCGTAATTATCAAAAACGTAgtgaagttataaaaattgataaaaccaCTGGGGAATTGATTTATCCAGCTATTCGTAATCCCTCGTCGGGTTTACCTTCAGTTAAATCTGAACCTCTTGAAGATAGTTTCCAGCAAAAAGAGCCTGTTTCAGCATCAAGATTGGAAAGGAATGTGTTCAGCAAAGATATTCCTAAAGTTTCTGAATCTTCAAAGTCGAAAGAAAATTCccatatatccaaaaaaatagaCTTTGCTAATGAAATTTCAGATTTACTAGGAAAAATTGATCCCAAAAGTGAAGAGCCACCTCAAGTTATTTCATCTTCTCAAAGAGTGACTAATCTAAGACCTTTACTTTTAAAACCTAACCCGAATAAGAGGAAAAGACCTATTCGGAAAAAAAATAGCGAAATAACTCCAGAAGAAGCATTAGGTGCAAGCTCATTGTATGTTCGACCCAATAAACAGGAGAAAGTGATGAAACTTCTTgctcaaaaagagaaaaaggatAAGCtcgttgaaaaaaagaagacaaaaattcaaagtgggGTTTATAAAGGCTTTCAATGTGATCTACCGCaaagtaaaaacaatattaaaaaagatcagCAGCCAAttgttagtaaaataattactaaagcAGTAAACAAACCAGAAATATCAAAGGAAGAGCAGGATTTAATGACAGAATTACTTCAAGTCGCCGAAGAATTTGATAGACGCTCTCATGATCAAAATATCAGTAACACattcaatcaaattaattcaaattcacTTGAAAGCGTAGATATGCCAAATCTTGacgatcttttttaa
- the LOC121121444 gene encoding replication termination factor 2 isoform X1 produces MGCDGGTIPTRDELVRLKKKPEQKDKDSVRFYKWRHCSISQETIVDPMMACQLGRLYNKESVIRYLLDRKDSQKNVNKLHIKSLKDVIELKLTPNPSVKDKTPDSNASPYICPITGLEMSGRFKFVFDWTSGRVISERALKIVKNDPADHILEENLIILNPEDDDFVKMNTAMESRRARNKVEKKKGKRAMTEDATNNEKSNKKSKNELSKSKTSTATTSLQSDSSKSEVYKSIFSSHPIAQNQPKGNWVTFDPRYN; encoded by the exons ATGGGATGCGATGGAGGAACGATCCCGACACGGGATGAACTTGTTCGCCTAAAGAAAAAACCTGAGCAG AAAGACAAAGACTCAGTGCGCTTCTACAAATGGAGACATTGCTCCATAAGCCAGGAGACAATCGTTGATCCAATGATGGCATGTCAATTGGGGCGACTCTATAATAAAGAATCCGTGATTCGTTATCTTCTGGACCGTAAAGACTCCCAAAAGAACGTGAACAAGCTCCATATCAAGTCTCTTAAGGATGTGATTGAACTCAAACTCACTCCCAACCCATCTGTAAAGGATAAAACCCCTGACTCCAACGCCTCGCCCTACATTTGTCCCATCACGGGTCTTGAAATGAGCGGGCGATTCAAATTTGTCTTTGATTGGACCTCAGGTCGTGTGATCTCAGAGAGAGCGCTCAAAATCGTTAAAAATGATCCTGCAGATCACATCCTGGAAGAAAATCTTATTATTCTAAATCCTGAGGATGACGATTTTGTTAAGATGAATACGGCAATGGAATCCCGAAGAGCTAGAAATaaagtagagaaaaaaaaggggaaaagaGCCATGACTGAGGATGCCACGAATAACgaaaaatcgaataaaaaatcaaaaaatgaactttccAAATCAAAGACTTCAACAGCCACAACATCTTTGCAATCAGATTCTTCTAAAAGTGAAGTTTACAAATCCATCTTCTCCTCACATCCCATTGCGCAGAACCAGCCCAAAGGAAATTGGGTTACATTCGATCCTcgttataattga